The Geothermobacter ehrlichii genome includes the window GGTGCCGAGCCGGATGCCGTCGAAGCGGTCGACGGCCGTCTCCCGGCAGCGGGCCAGGCTGCCCAGAGTGGTCAGCGCTACCGGCCGGGCGCCGGGAACCGCGCAGGCCGAACAGAGACTGCCGTCGTGCCGGGCGCTGAAACGGGCGTCGTCCGGCAGGGATCCGCCGCAGACGGCGCAGTGCAGCAGATGCGGTTCGTGGCCGGAGAGCCGCAGCAGACGCAACTCCAACAGCAGCCGGTACTCGGCGCGGGCACCGTTTCGCTCGAGCTGCGCCAGCAGGGTGTCCAGCAGGCGGAAGACCTCGGGATGACAGCCACCCTCGCCGAACAACATCTCGACCAGTTCGCAGGCGTAGCCGGCCAGAGCCATGGCCTTCAGGTCGTTCCGCAAACCGGCCCGCAGCGAGACCAGCTCCGCCTCGCGCAGGGAGACCAGCGCCGAACCGGGGCGCGGCCGCCAGACCAGCCGCACCAGCGAAAAAGGCTCGAAAGCGGCGCCGAAGCGCCTTCGGCTTTTGCGGGCGCCACGGGCGAA containing:
- the recO gene encoding DNA repair protein RecO; this translates as MQQPRTTDAIILRHTDYGEADRIVSFFTPDDGLVKGFARGARKSRRRFGAAFEPFSLVRLVWRPRPGSALVSLREAELVSLRAGLRNDLKAMALAGYACELVEMLFGEGGCHPEVFRLLDTLLAQLERNGARAEYRLLLELRLLRLSGHEPHLLHCAVCGGSLPDDARFSARHDGSLCSACAVPGARPVALTTLGSLARCRETAVDRFDGIRLGTRTLGEGAPLVTEALEQMLPHPLKSRVFLDHLGPLPPVSAGGETTRNP